A stretch of Acipenser ruthenus chromosome 1, fAciRut3.2 maternal haplotype, whole genome shotgun sequence DNA encodes these proteins:
- the LOC117420673 gene encoding multicilin isoform X1: MQNERKAFGRICPNRIADFARGQDRKHSKDRNNQDVPKISTNNAPIPIYIEETTSISHEAFATIAWQDLEDCTSVLQRESNSIQQNARLPDTSDFDLQDFRDAVDNFIPDHPALMQPCIGGIDMQMSSCDVSDFEACITSPIPAPQDHLLNRNMSYTSPTHVHHDNVQPLAEQYWMDMAGHNQKALGDALVVNNQLHLTLNRKQEEIASLQERNVKLKELANQAKHLASVLDKLITQSKNTNETTVEDFPPKTGMKRQRLEDLYEPVPDSKAVDDMLRDITDTCHAALQRNAKHPKLQHEMGNSTQSTETINMYGAFNGLQTCTTRSSVTLSGSDMDDGMFFRTSIRDHCTIKTLAFPQGNAFTTKKPCGGYKFRWVPN, encoded by the exons AtgcaaaatgaaagaaaagcGTTTGGGAGAATTTGCCCCAACAGGATAGCGGATTTCGCTAGAGGTCAAGACAGAAAACATTCAAAAGATCGGAATAATCAG GACGTTCCAAAAATTTCCACGAACAATGCTCCAATACCAATATACATCGAAGAGACAACGAGTATCTCACATGAAG CCTTTGCAACGATCGCCTGGCAAGATTTAGAAGATTGTACCTCAGTTCTTCAAAGAGAAAGTAACTCTATTCAGCAG AATGCTCGCCTGCCAGACACTTCGGATTTTGATCTTCAAGACTTCAGGGATGCGGTTGATAATTTCATTCCCG ATCATCCTGCGTTAATGCAGCCCTGCATTGGCGGTATTGACATGCAGATGTCGAGCTGCGATGTGTCCGACTTTGAAGCCTGTATCACTTCTCCTATCCCCGCTCCACAGGACCATCTCCTCAACAGGAACATGTCATACACGTCCCCTACACATGTTCACCATGACAATGTGCAACCACTGGCTGAGCAATACTGGATGGACATGGCAGGCCACAACCAGAAAGCGCTGGGGGATGCTTTGGTGGTTAACAATCAG CTGCACCTTACATTGAACAGAAAACAAGAGGAGATTGCTTCATTGCAGGAAAGAAATGTCAAACTGAAGGAACTTGCGAACCAAGCCAAGCATTTGGCTTCAGTACTTGAT aAACTTATCACGCAATCTAAAAATACCAACGAAACAACTGTCGAAGATTTTCCACCCAAGACTGGCATGAAAAGACAGAGGCTGGAAGACTTGTACGAGCCCGTCCCAGACAGTAAAGCTGTGGATGATATGTTAAGAGACATTACAGATACATGTCATGCAGCTTTACAACGCAACGCTAAGCATCCAAAATTGCAGCATGAAATGGGAAACTCAACTCAAAGCACGGAAACTATAAATATGTATGGCGCCTTCAATGGACTACAGACCTGTACCACGCGTAGCTCAGTCACCCTGAGCGGCAGTGACATGGATGACGGAATGTTCTTTAGAACCTCGATAAGAGACCACTGCACAATCAAAACTCTGGCTTTTCCTCAGGGGAATGCATTCACCACAAAGAAACCTTGTGGAGGCTATAAATTCCGATGGGTTCCAAACTAG
- the LOC117420673 gene encoding multicilin isoform X2 — translation MAVRTCYMQFPSWGFEFQNARLPDTSDFDLQDFRDAVDNFIPDHPALMQPCIGGIDMQMSSCDVSDFEACITSPIPAPQDHLLNRNMSYTSPTHVHHDNVQPLAEQYWMDMAGHNQKALGDALVVNNQLHLTLNRKQEEIASLQERNVKLKELANQAKHLASVLDKLITQSKNTNETTVEDFPPKTGMKRQRLEDLYEPVPDSKAVDDMLRDITDTCHAALQRNAKHPKLQHEMGNSTQSTETINMYGAFNGLQTCTTRSSVTLSGSDMDDGMFFRTSIRDHCTIKTLAFPQGNAFTTKKPCGGYKFRWVPN, via the exons ATGGCAGTCCGGACCTGTTACATGCAATTTCCATCATGGGGATTCGAATTCCAG AATGCTCGCCTGCCAGACACTTCGGATTTTGATCTTCAAGACTTCAGGGATGCGGTTGATAATTTCATTCCCG ATCATCCTGCGTTAATGCAGCCCTGCATTGGCGGTATTGACATGCAGATGTCGAGCTGCGATGTGTCCGACTTTGAAGCCTGTATCACTTCTCCTATCCCCGCTCCACAGGACCATCTCCTCAACAGGAACATGTCATACACGTCCCCTACACATGTTCACCATGACAATGTGCAACCACTGGCTGAGCAATACTGGATGGACATGGCAGGCCACAACCAGAAAGCGCTGGGGGATGCTTTGGTGGTTAACAATCAG CTGCACCTTACATTGAACAGAAAACAAGAGGAGATTGCTTCATTGCAGGAAAGAAATGTCAAACTGAAGGAACTTGCGAACCAAGCCAAGCATTTGGCTTCAGTACTTGAT aAACTTATCACGCAATCTAAAAATACCAACGAAACAACTGTCGAAGATTTTCCACCCAAGACTGGCATGAAAAGACAGAGGCTGGAAGACTTGTACGAGCCCGTCCCAGACAGTAAAGCTGTGGATGATATGTTAAGAGACATTACAGATACATGTCATGCAGCTTTACAACGCAACGCTAAGCATCCAAAATTGCAGCATGAAATGGGAAACTCAACTCAAAGCACGGAAACTATAAATATGTATGGCGCCTTCAATGGACTACAGACCTGTACCACGCGTAGCTCAGTCACCCTGAGCGGCAGTGACATGGATGACGGAATGTTCTTTAGAACCTCGATAAGAGACCACTGCACAATCAAAACTCTGGCTTTTCCTCAGGGGAATGCATTCACCACAAAGAAACCTTGTGGAGGCTATAAATTCCGATGGGTTCCAAACTAG
- the LOC131740226 gene encoding cyclin-O protein B-like, producing MVVFTLYECTTKQISPSKRKRHGNASGNEDVTPEDRVEALISRANMRAPVKKARHLRHRKQKIESMLSDSGIEEDFETPSPSPSSDAGCDSPMLGQSHLSTPLIDWQNFREYGDTCYYYQRNNEERYRAVNCLSLQPQVTAEARCKLISWLIPVHRHFNLCFESFCLAVNIMDRFLMTTPVASDCFQLLGVTSLLIACKQVEVYPPRIKQLLALCCDAFTKDQLCNLECIILIKLNFSLTAPTLAFFLEHFTKQRLEGGDELCKRRLSESGQTKNLARTIAELSLADYAFNRYPASLLAICSIRLADQMMDLHYTISQDLSGYPESVVEDCTESLRMLVSLNGEVLHSLAEL from the exons ATGGTCGTCTTTACTTTATatgaatgcacaaccaagcagaTCAGTCCCAGTAAAAGGAAAAGGCATGGAAATGCTAGTGGGAACGAAGACGTAACCCCTGAAGACAGAGTCGAAGCACTCATCAGCAGAGCCAATATGAGGGCTCCCGTGAAAAAAGCCAGGCACCTAAGACACAGAAAGCAGAAAATAGAGTCTATGCTTAGCGACTCCGGCATTGAAGAAGATTTTGAGACTCCTAGTCCCAGTCCTTCGTCAGATGCAGGGTGTGATAGCCCGATGCTGGGGCAATCCCACCTGTCCACACCGCTAATAGACTGGCAGAATTTCAGAGAATATGGCGATACTTGTTACTACTACCAAAGGAACAACGAAGAGCGGTATCGTGCAGTCAATTGTTTATCTCTTCAGCCGCAG GTTACAGCAGAAGCTAGATGCAAGCTAATCAGCTGGCTGATCCCCGTCCATAGACATTTCAACCTGTGCTTTGAGTCGTTCTGCCTTGCAGTCAACATCATGGACCGTTTTCTCATGACAACGCCAGTTGCCTCAGATTGTTTCCAGTTGTTAGGCGTCACGTCACTGCTCATCGCGTGCAAGCAA gtGGAGGTGTATCCACCACGGATAAAGCAGTTGCTTGCCCTGTGCTGTGATGCTTTTACAAAGGATCAGCTTTGCAACCTAGAGTGCATTATCCTGATCAAGTTGAACTTCAGCCTGACAGCTCCGACACTGGCTTTCTTCCTCGAGCATTTCACAAAACAGAGACTAGAGGGTGGTGATGAGCTATGCAAACGAAGACTCTCAGAGTCAGGACAAACAAAAAACCTGGCCAGGACGATCGCTGAGCTCAGCCTGGCAGATTATGCATTTAATAGGTACCCTGCTTCCCTTCTGGCCATCTGTTCAATAAGGCTGGCAGACCAAATGATGGATCTTCATTACACGATCAGTCAGGATCTCAGTGGATATCCAGAGAGTGTGGTGGAGGACTGTACAGAAAGTCTGAGGATGCTAGTATCACTCAATGGAGAAGTATTACATTCCTTGGCTGAATTATAA